In Phormidium yuhuli AB48, one genomic interval encodes:
- a CDS encoding ExbD/TolR family protein yields MKFRQNSSRDEIPELEITPMLNVMLVVLAFFVAVAANLAEEGQHLRVRLPQEAEALDIETPETEPDSPEEREFLQVVLQEGGQLFANDRPIEKAQLLEQVPGYLQRSPHRRVYLRVSGDVAYETVIETLTALKEIGGDRVSLVIGSGESR; encoded by the coding sequence ATGAAATTTCGACAAAACTCATCCCGAGACGAGATTCCAGAACTGGAAATTACCCCCATGCTCAATGTCATGTTGGTGGTGTTGGCCTTTTTTGTCGCGGTCGCCGCCAACCTGGCTGAAGAGGGACAGCATCTCAGGGTTCGCCTACCGCAAGAGGCGGAGGCGCTAGATATCGAGACACCTGAAACCGAGCCAGACTCCCCTGAAGAACGGGAGTTTCTTCAGGTGGTTTTGCAAGAGGGAGGACAACTCTTCGCCAACGATCGCCCCATCGAGAAAGCCCAACTCCTCGAACAAGTGCCCGGTTATTTGCAACGGTCTCCCCATCGCCGGGTTTATCTGCGGGTATCCGGGGATGTTGCCTATGAAACCGTGATTGAAACCCTAACCGCCCTTAAGGAAATTGGGGGCGATCGGGTTTCCTTGGTCATTGGTTCGGGTGAGAGCCGTTAA
- a CDS encoding response regulator, with protein sequence MTTILVVEDDPINWMVFQKVLKRRGGLDSIHSEDVEEVLNIVRSGEVSVVLMDVSLKNSHYQGESVDGIRITQLLKADPETAKLPVILVTANAMVGDRETFLKASGADGYIAKPILDHVGFVQQIKQIIADHDSG encoded by the coding sequence ATGACAACGATTTTGGTCGTAGAAGACGATCCCATCAACTGGATGGTGTTTCAGAAGGTTCTCAAGCGACGGGGAGGACTCGACTCGATTCATAGTGAAGACGTTGAGGAAGTTCTCAACATCGTGCGTTCCGGGGAAGTTTCCGTAGTCTTAATGGATGTGTCCCTCAAAAATAGCCATTATCAAGGAGAATCCGTCGACGGGATCCGTATTACCCAACTCCTGAAGGCTGATCCCGAAACCGCCAAGCTGCCAGTTATTCTCGTTACCGCCAACGCCATGGTGGGCGATCGCGAAACCTTCCTCAAAGCCAGTGGTGCCGATGGCTATATCGCCAAGCCCATTTTGGATCACGTCGGCTTTGTCCAACAAATCAAACAGATTATTGCCGATCACGACTCCGGCTAA
- a CDS encoding ExbD/TolR family protein, giving the protein MKNKAKRSRIPGINLVPMIDVLMSVLTFFVILTMSLTGQVIADLELPETSASPEENDALDLDTPQDRPTFEAGLNRHGQVLIDGNVVEREEFLRAIATFLETHPQSEVRLSADRQLNYRQVDELLSQMVDVGGDRVLLVVHESGIGQ; this is encoded by the coding sequence ATGAAAAACAAGGCTAAACGGAGTAGAATTCCAGGGATTAACTTAGTGCCGATGATTGATGTCTTAATGTCGGTGTTAACCTTTTTTGTAATTTTAACCATGTCACTCACAGGACAGGTCATTGCTGATTTAGAGCTACCGGAAACTTCAGCATCTCCCGAGGAAAATGATGCTCTCGATTTGGATACACCCCAGGATAGACCCACCTTTGAAGCCGGTCTGAATCGTCATGGGCAAGTATTAATAGATGGGAACGTCGTTGAGCGAGAGGAATTTTTGCGGGCGATCGCCACCTTCCTAGAAACCCACCCTCAGTCCGAAGTGCGTTTAAGTGCTGACCGCCAATTAAATTATCGTCAAGTGGATGAGTTATTAAGCCAAATGGTTGATGTGGGGGGCGATCGGGTTCTCTTAGTTGTTCACGAATCCGGCATCGGGCAATGA
- the plsY gene encoding glycerol-3-phosphate 1-O-acyltransferase PlsY — protein MALEVGLNTLLLIAAYLFGSIPTGYWVTYHLKNIDIRHYGSGSTGATNVLRVVGKGAGLFVLCADVCKAIAAISLVRGVYYLGDLYHLFPPGIDLDIWKPWIMTLAGLAALFGHSNSLWLILGPGRDPNLANGGKAVASSLGVLLALSWQVGLATLGIFITIIALSRIVSLSSMLSAIAISVLMIGTHQPLPFCLFAIAATAYVLIRHRANIDRLLDGTEPRLGQQVQASD, from the coding sequence ATGGCTCTTGAGGTGGGACTCAATACCTTGCTGCTTATTGCGGCCTATCTATTTGGCTCAATCCCGACTGGGTATTGGGTCACGTACCATTTAAAGAATATTGATATTCGTCACTACGGCTCCGGTTCCACCGGCGCGACGAACGTTTTGCGCGTTGTTGGTAAGGGAGCGGGATTATTTGTTCTCTGCGCCGATGTCTGCAAGGCGATCGCGGCCATTAGCCTAGTTCGAGGCGTCTATTACCTAGGGGATCTCTATCACCTCTTTCCCCCAGGGATTGACCTCGATATCTGGAAACCTTGGATCATGACCTTAGCGGGACTGGCGGCCCTCTTTGGTCATTCTAACTCCCTCTGGCTGATACTAGGTCCCGGGCGAGACCCCAACCTTGCCAATGGGGGCAAAGCGGTTGCCTCCAGTTTGGGAGTCCTCCTAGCCCTTTCCTGGCAAGTCGGCTTAGCCACCCTGGGAATATTTATCACCATTATCGCCCTCTCGCGCATCGTTTCCCTCAGTTCCATGTTGTCGGCGATCGCCATCTCTGTCTTGATGATTGGAACCCACCAACCCCTCCCCTTCTGTCTGTTTGCGATCGCCGCCACCGCCTACGTCCTCATTCGCCATCGAGCCAATATCGATCGCCTCCTTGACGGAACTGAACCGCGCCTGGGCCAACAAGTGCAAGCCAGCGACTAA
- a CDS encoding Fe(3+) ABC transporter substrate-binding protein produces the protein MTTKISRRTFFVGGTALTALVVSNLPRRVSAQTRTLNLYSSRHYDTDDAIYEAFGEVNLIEASSEELIERIQSEGANSPADVLLTVDAGRLWRAEQAGLFQPVRTPKLEERIPASLRHPDGLWYGFTQRARVLYYSRDRVNPADLSTFEALAEPQWRGKILTRTSSNIYNLSLTASRIAIHGESETRRWLNGLVGNFAREPESNDTGQIRAVAAGVGDVAIANSYYFIRLQKSTDPADQEVVEKVALFFPNTGPGERGTPVNISGAGVLQNAPNREAAIEFLEHLASDEIQREFASANNEYPVVDGIPIDPVLASHGELQPDPLNVADLGRYQPDAARLMDEAGWR, from the coding sequence ATGACAACTAAGATTTCCAGGCGAACCTTTTTTGTGGGAGGAACCGCCCTCACCGCTCTCGTAGTGTCCAACTTACCGCGACGGGTCTCGGCTCAAACTCGGACCCTAAATCTCTACTCGTCACGGCATTATGACACTGATGATGCCATTTACGAGGCCTTCGGAGAGGTAAACCTGATTGAGGCCAGCTCCGAAGAACTGATTGAGCGGATTCAGAGTGAGGGGGCCAACAGCCCAGCGGATGTTTTGTTGACCGTCGATGCGGGTCGCTTGTGGCGTGCGGAACAGGCGGGCCTCTTCCAACCGGTGCGTACCCCCAAACTGGAGGAACGGATTCCTGCTAGCCTGCGCCACCCTGATGGCCTGTGGTATGGCTTTACCCAGCGAGCGCGGGTGCTGTACTACAGTCGCGATCGCGTCAACCCGGCCGATTTATCCACCTTCGAAGCGTTAGCGGAGCCCCAATGGCGAGGTAAGATCCTGACTCGCACTTCCAGTAATATCTATAATCTCTCCTTGACCGCCTCGCGCATTGCCATCCATGGAGAGTCTGAAACCCGCCGCTGGTTAAACGGCTTGGTTGGTAATTTTGCTCGGGAGCCTGAGAGTAATGATACCGGGCAAATTCGCGCTGTTGCTGCTGGAGTGGGGGATGTGGCGATCGCCAATAGCTACTACTTCATTCGTCTGCAAAAATCCACAGACCCAGCGGATCAGGAGGTGGTGGAAAAGGTGGCGCTGTTTTTCCCCAATACCGGCCCGGGAGAGCGGGGCACTCCTGTCAACATCAGTGGCGCAGGCGTGCTACAAAATGCCCCCAATCGTGAGGCTGCGATCGAATTCCTAGAGCATCTGGCCAGCGATGAAATTCAGCGCGAGTTCGCTTCGGCGAATAACGAATACCCAGTGGTAGACGGAATTCCCATCGATCCAGTTCTAGCAAGTCATGGCGAGCTACAACCGGACCCGCTCAATGTTGCCGACTTGGGTCGCTACCAACCCGATGCCGCTCGTCTCATGGATGAAGCGGGCTGGCGATAA
- a CDS encoding bifunctional orotidine-5'-phosphate decarboxylase/orotate phosphoribosyltransferase, which produces MTGFFEKLNRSSAQNSSLLVVGLDPNPEMMPGAQPLSQSHTIEALETWLRTIIEQTADQVCAYKPSLGFYQALGAAGFELLQQVLQHIPSHLPIIIDAKHSDLNTATALAYTLFQDWDVDAVTLSPLAGQDAIAPFLLYGDKASFIVCRTSNPAARLIQDYPQGQLPFYHHLVQEARTWGSPEQLGLEIGTSTPESLAQIRALAPERLILARSIWGDTTLLNPFLQAGLDSHGNGLLLPVPQDWLRERDLPEKLQQLNHHVSQVRQDISQTSTSCQLWTAPQSTESHPHRDLILQLFDLECILFGDYVQASGDTFAYYIDLRKIISNPQVFHQVLNAYSEILETLVFDRIAGIPYGSLPTATGLSLRLHHPMIFPRKEVKAHGTRRLIEGEFHPGETVVVVDDILISGNSAIEGAQKLESAGLNVQDIVVLIDHEKGVETRLIKQGYQPHSVLKISEIAHTLYSCQRINISQLDILLHNQASI; this is translated from the coding sequence ATGACTGGATTTTTTGAGAAACTCAACCGTTCGAGCGCCCAAAACAGTAGTTTACTCGTGGTCGGGCTGGACCCCAACCCAGAAATGATGCCAGGAGCCCAACCATTGAGCCAGAGTCACACGATTGAGGCCTTGGAGACCTGGCTACGGACGATTATCGAGCAAACCGCCGACCAGGTCTGCGCCTATAAGCCCAGTTTAGGCTTTTACCAAGCCCTGGGAGCGGCTGGATTTGAGCTATTGCAGCAGGTCTTACAGCACATCCCCTCCCATCTTCCCATTATTATCGATGCCAAGCATAGCGACCTCAATACGGCCACGGCCTTGGCTTATACCTTATTCCAAGACTGGGATGTGGATGCGGTCACCCTATCACCCTTAGCCGGTCAAGATGCGATCGCCCCCTTCCTCCTCTATGGAGACAAAGCCAGTTTTATCGTTTGTCGTACCTCGAACCCTGCCGCTCGCCTCATCCAAGACTACCCCCAAGGTCAACTCCCCTTCTACCACCATCTCGTGCAAGAAGCACGAACCTGGGGGTCTCCAGAACAGCTCGGCTTAGAGATCGGCACCTCAACCCCCGAGAGTTTGGCACAAATCCGGGCCCTAGCCCCAGAACGACTGATTTTGGCCCGCAGTATTTGGGGAGACACCACCCTCCTAAACCCTTTCCTGCAAGCCGGTTTAGATAGCCATGGCAATGGTCTCCTATTACCTGTACCCCAGGATTGGCTACGGGAGCGAGATCTCCCCGAGAAGTTACAACAGCTCAACCATCACGTCAGCCAAGTGCGCCAAGACATCAGTCAAACCAGCACGAGTTGCCAGCTCTGGACAGCTCCCCAATCAACTGAATCCCACCCCCATCGGGACTTGATTTTGCAACTGTTCGACCTTGAGTGCATCCTGTTCGGCGACTACGTACAAGCTTCTGGGGATACCTTCGCCTACTATATCGACCTACGCAAAATCATCTCTAATCCCCAGGTCTTCCATCAGGTTCTCAATGCCTATAGCGAGATCCTGGAGACCCTCGTCTTCGATCGCATCGCGGGTATCCCCTATGGCTCCCTACCGACTGCCACAGGACTCTCCTTACGATTACATCATCCCATGATTTTTCCTCGCAAGGAAGTCAAAGCTCATGGAACTCGTCGTCTCATTGAAGGGGAGTTTCATCCGGGTGAAACTGTGGTCGTTGTTGATGATATTTTAATTAGCGGCAACAGTGCCATTGAAGGGGCACAAAAACTCGAATCTGCGGGGTTAAATGTACAAGACATTGTGGTTTTGATTGACCATGAAAAAGGAGTTGAAACTCGTCTAATTAAACAGGGCTATCAGCCACATTCTGTCTTGAAAATCTCTGAAATCGCCCATACTCTCTACAGTTGCCAGCGAATCAACATCTCTCAACTTGATATTCTGTTGCACAACCAAGCTTCTATATAA
- a CDS encoding MotA/TolQ/ExbB proton channel family protein has translation MLQSLLLLTETPRLLDEVFKGGPVMFPLLLLSILTLTTALERGLFWIRLLIQEDRIVRDVLDAAAEDLAKAREIAEYARHLAIGRFLLAPLKLRRPSPETFRLAMEATADKEFARMRRGDKLLETIIALAPLLGLLGTVTGLIRTFNNLNVGGGGSSAEATQAASGIGEALTTTAAGMMVAIFALLVFRVLVSLQSQQMDYFAEVGSELELIYREVWYEPNHPIPNLLTTAKVLEP, from the coding sequence ATGCTCCAATCGCTCCTACTGCTCACTGAAACCCCACGGCTCCTTGATGAGGTTTTCAAAGGGGGGCCAGTGATGTTCCCTCTGTTACTCCTGTCGATTCTCACCTTAACCACAGCTCTAGAACGAGGCTTGTTTTGGATTCGGCTGTTAATTCAAGAAGATCGCATTGTGCGAGATGTCCTCGATGCAGCGGCTGAGGATTTGGCTAAAGCTCGGGAAATTGCCGAATATGCGCGACATTTGGCCATTGGGCGTTTTCTCCTGGCCCCGCTCAAACTACGGCGGCCGAGTCCAGAAACCTTCCGTTTAGCCATGGAAGCCACGGCGGATAAAGAGTTTGCGCGAATGCGACGAGGAGATAAACTCCTCGAAACCATTATTGCCCTAGCTCCCCTCTTGGGCTTGTTGGGAACTGTCACCGGTCTAATCCGTACCTTTAACAATCTTAATGTTGGCGGTGGGGGCTCCAGTGCTGAAGCCACTCAGGCTGCTTCGGGAATTGGGGAAGCCCTCACGACCACGGCCGCCGGGATGATGGTGGCAATTTTTGCCCTGTTGGTGTTTCGCGTTTTGGTCAGTCTACAATCACAACAGATGGATTATTTTGCCGAAGTCGGCAGTGAGTTGGAACTGATTTATCGTGAGGTTTGGTATGAGCCAAATCACCCCATACCGAATTTATTAACAACAGCGAAGGTTCTAGAGCCTTAA
- a CDS encoding pentapeptide repeat-containing protein, whose protein sequence is MNSKQLGPGLLLLSALSLMACNPQANEIDPLLQLQETGECLNCNLAGADLREFDLENARLNRSDLSGANLSGMNLRRVLLDQANLTGANLSGSDLTEAALTEASLVGADLSEANLERVFLRNADLTGASLRGANLTRTNLTAADLTDADLEGVQFEETVMPDGERR, encoded by the coding sequence ATGAATTCTAAACAACTCGGTCCAGGACTACTGCTGCTGAGTGCCTTGAGCCTGATGGCTTGCAATCCGCAGGCGAATGAGATTGACCCTTTGTTGCAGTTGCAAGAAACTGGGGAATGCCTCAATTGCAATCTGGCGGGGGCGGATTTACGGGAGTTTGATTTAGAAAATGCCCGTTTGAATCGCTCAGACTTGTCGGGGGCGAATTTGTCGGGAATGAATTTGCGGCGGGTGTTATTGGATCAGGCTAACTTGACGGGAGCGAATCTTAGTGGCTCGGATTTGACGGAAGCGGCCTTGACGGAGGCGAGTTTAGTGGGGGCAGATTTGAGTGAGGCAAATTTAGAACGGGTGTTTCTGCGTAATGCTGATTTGACGGGAGCTAGCTTAAGGGGGGCTAATCTAACTCGCACCAATCTAACGGCGGCGGATCTGACGGATGCGGATTTGGAGGGAGTTCAGTTTGAGGAAACGGTTATGCCCGATGGTGAGCGGCGTTAG